In Dermacentor silvarum isolate Dsil-2018 chromosome 2, BIME_Dsil_1.4, whole genome shotgun sequence, the following proteins share a genomic window:
- the LOC119441149 gene encoding cuticle protein 16.8, producing the protein MFSKVVLCCLLAIAASAPVEEYPPQPYSFSYDTTDEFGTRLTREETGDANNNKVGSYSYTDAAGVSRTVKYTADAEGFHVTVETNEPGTKSSNPADALYTSNAVEVAPAPAAAVVAKPVEVKAPAVKPVVVQAAPAPVAVHAIHAVHPAQYAVHAAPVAYATAHHVTPVTFVHQAPFTFGKAKA; encoded by the exons ATGTTCTCCAAG GTTGTTCTCTGCTGCCTTCTGGCCATTGCTGCATCTGCACCAGTTGAGGAATAC CCACCTCAGCCGTACAGCTTCAGCTACGACACCACCGATGAATTCGGCACCCGCCTGACCCGTGAGGAAACGGGTGACGCCAACAACAACAAGGTCGGCTCCTACAGCTACACCGACGCCGCCGGCGTGAGCCGTACCGTCAAGTACACCGCCGATGCCGAGGGCTTCCACGTGACCGTCGAGACCAACGAGCCAGGAACCAAGAGCTCCAACCCAGCCGATGCCCTGTACACCTCTAACGCCGTCGAGGTTGCCCCAGCCCCAGCTGCCGCCGTCGTTGCCAAGCCCGTCGAGGTCAAGGCCCCCGCTGTGAAGCCCGTGGTTGTGCAGGCCGCCCCAGCTCCAGTCGCCGTGCACGCTATTCACGCCGTGCACCCAGCTCAGTACGCTGTGCACGCTGCCCCAGTTGCCTACGCCACCGCCCACCACGTGACCCCAGTCACTTTTGTCCACCAGGCCCCATTCACCTTCGGCAAGGCCAAGGCTTAA